The following are encoded in a window of Amaranthus tricolor cultivar Red isolate AtriRed21 chromosome 2, ASM2621246v1, whole genome shotgun sequence genomic DNA:
- the LOC130805005 gene encoding auxin response factor 6-like, which yields MRLSSSDFTHQPEEGEKKVLNSELWHACAGPLVSLPPVGSRVVYFPQGHSEQVAASTNKEIDAHIPNYPSLPPQLICQLHDVTMHADVETDEVYAQMTLQPLTMQEQKDVCLLPAELGTASKQPTNYFCKTLTASDTSTHGGFSVPRRAAEKVFPPLDYTQQPPAQELIARDLHDNEWKFRHIFRGQPKRHLLTTGWSVFVSAKRLVAGDSVIFIWNEKNQLLLGIRHANRPQTVMPSSVLSSDSMHIGLLAAAAHAASTNSRFTIFYNPRASPSEFVVPLAKYVKAVHHTRVTVGMRFRMLFETEESSVRRYMGTITGISDLDPVRWPTSYWRSVKVGWDESTAGERQPRVSLWEIEPLTTFPMYPSPFPLRLKRPWPSGLPSFPVLKDGDIGLNSPFMWLQREIGDRCMSSLNFQGYGFNPWMQPRLDPTMLGLQPDIFQTMASSAIQDPRGLEKRPNQSLLQFQPNQNVSYQQSSLTQNQLLQQVQSQQTLAQSFQESQTVTQNQVHGQLLQQQMQNFRQYDGQQSQQQQLTQFEQLHNQFSDQQQIPKVINKTHSFGSSTQSLPTSLETISSACPQQLFSNSIMNSVTPADISPMQSLLNSFSQDGGSRQVTLPDSNPLVSSSPIHSKRVAVERQLSPSTASCPLPQVEDLGGSQTRLSELSSLFPPLPNREFSIYHGIGDSQNNLLFGVNVQQNELANLRSSNNETNSFSIPFACSDFPSAAGTEFPPASEIMTTSCVDEAGFLRPTENDGQANLPSGTFVKVHKSGSLGRSLDISKFSSYPELRSELAQMFGLEGQLEDPLRSGWQLVFVDREDDVLLLGDDPWHEFVNNVWYIKILSPQEVQQMGKEGCDLRHAMSRPKHQNNFNSCDEYSIQQNLRHNSNGMASLTSLDY from the exons GCAGATGTAGAGACAGATGAAGTGTACGCACAAATGACTTTGCAGCCCTTGACTATg CAAGAGCAAAAAGATGTCTGTCTCCTGCCTGCAGAACTGGGCACTGCCAGTAAACAGCCTACTAATTATTTCTGTAAAACATTAACTGCAAGTGACACTAGCACTCATGGAGGGTTTTCTGTTCCTCGCAGAGCAGCTGAAAAAGTCTTTCCACCTCTT GATTACACACAGCAACCTCCTGCTCAAGAATTGATTGCTAGAGATCTGCATGATAATGAATGGAAATTTAGACATATCTTTCGGG GGCAGCCTAAGCGACATCTTCTTACCACTGGATGGAGTGTCTTTGTAAGTGCTAAAAGACTAGTTGCTGGGGATTCTGTCATCTTTATCTG GAATGAAAAGAATCAGTTACTCCTTGGCATTCGGCATGCTAATCGTCCACAGACTGTGATGCCTTCATCAGTATTATCGAGTGATAGTATGCATATAGGGCTTCTTGCCGCAGCTGCTCATGCTGCTTCTACCAACAGCCGCTTCACAATATTTTATAATCCCAG GGCTAGTCCTTCTGAATTTGTGGTTCCATTGGCAAAGTATGTTAAAGCTGTTCATCATACACGTGTCACTGTTGGCATGCGATTTCGGATGCTGTTCGAAACAGAGGAGTCGAGTGTTCGCAG GTACATGGGCACAATAACAGGGATTAGTGATTTGGATCCTGTTCGTTGGCCAACTTCCTATTGGCGCTCAGTAAAG GTTGGCTGGGATGAATCTACTGCTGGGGAAAGGCAGCCTCGTGTCTCATTATGGGAGATTGAACCTTTGACTACGTTTCCGATGTACCCGTCCCCATTTCCATTAAGATTGAAGCGTCCATGGCCATCTGGGCTGCCATCTTTTCCGG TTTTAAAGGATGGAGACATAGGCCTTAACTCTCCATTTATGTGGCTACAGAGAGAGATTGGAGATCGCTGTATGTCATCGTTAAATTTTCAAGGTTATGGATTCAATCCCTGGATGCAGCCAAGGCTAGACCCTACAATGCTGGGTCTACAACCTGATATATTTCAAACAATGGCGTCTTCTGCTATACAAGATCCTCGGGGCTTGGAGAAACGTCCCAACCAATCTCTTCTGCAGTTCCAGCCAAATCAGAATGTGTCTTACCAGCAATCATCGCTAACTCAAAATCAATTGTTACAGCAAGTTCAGTCACAGCAAACCTTAGCACAGAGCTTTCAAGAAAGCCAAACAGTGACTCAAAATCAAGTCCACGGTCAGCTCTTGCAGCAGCAAATGCAAAATTTCCGTCAATATGATGGTCAGCAGTCGCAACAGCAGCAACTTACTCAATTTGAACAGCTACACAATCAATTTTCCGATCAACAGCAAATCCCAAAGGTTATCAACAAGACTCATTCTTTTGGGTCATCCACTCAGTCCTTACCTACATCCTTGGAAACTATATCTTCTGCGTGCCCACAACAACTGTTTTCGAACTCTATCATGAATTCTGTGACTCCAGCTGACATTTCTCCGATGCAAAGTCTGTTGAATTCGTTCTCGCAAGATGGTGGATCTCGTCAAGTCACTTTACCCGACTCTaatcctttggtatcttcatctCCCATACATTCAAAGCGAGTTGCGGTTGAGCGTCAGCTTTCTCCCAGTACCGCTTCATGTCCTCTGCCTCAAGTAGAAGACTTGGGTGGATCACAAACTAGGCTCTCTGAACTCTCTTCTTTGTTCCCACCTTTGCCCAATAGGGAGTTCTCAATATACCATGGCATTGGTGATTCACAGAACAATCTGTTATTTGGAGTGAATGTTCAGCAGAATGAGCTGGCAAACCTCAGAAGTAGTAACAATGAGACTAACTCATTTTCCATACCATTTGCTTGTTCCGATTTTCCTAGTGCTGCAGGGACTGAATTTCCACCTGCTTCGGAGATTATGACTACTAGCTGTGTTGATGAAGCAGGATTCTTGCGGCCAACGGAAAATGATGGTCAAGCAAACCTACCTAGTGGAACCTTTGTAAAG GTCCACAAATCAGGGTCCCTCGGGCGTTCACTGGATATATCCAAATTTAGCAGCTATCCGGAGCTGCGCAGTGAACTTGCTCAAATGTTTGGTCTAGAAGGCCAACTGGAGGACCCCCTGAGATCAGGCTGGCAGCTTGTATTTGTTGACCGTGAGGATGATGTTCTCCTGCTTGGTGATGATCCTTGGCA CGAATTTGTTAACAATGTGTGGTACATCAAGATCCTATCCCCTCAAGAAGTACAGCAGATGGGTAAAGAGGGTTGTGATCTTCGGCATGCTATGTCAAGGCCCAAACATCAAAACAATTTCAATAGCTGTGATGAATACTCAATTCAACAGAACTTGAGACATAATAGCAATGGGATGGCATCTTTAACCTCTCTTGATTACTAA